A region of Schistosoma mansoni strain Puerto Rico chromosome 1, complete genome DNA encodes the following proteins:
- a CDS encoding putative DNA repair protein RAD51, whose product MAVQESNCAVDDRVDDENCGPLLIQKLESAGIAAADVKKLREAGFHTVESIQFVPKKTLLAVKGISEAKADKIIEAAQKLVPFGFTTATEFHQKRSEIIQLTTGSKELDKLLQGGIETGSITELFGEFRTGKTQICHTLAVTCQLPIDMGGGEGKCLYIDTEGTFRPERLLAVAERYGLSGSDVLDNVAYARAYNTDHQMELLINAAAMMSESRYALLIVDSATALYRTDYSGRGELSARQMHLARFLRTLLRLADEFGVAVVITNQVVAQVDGAAMFSADPKKPIGGNIMGHASTTRLYLRKGRGETRICKIYDSPCLPEAEAMYAILADGIGDAKD is encoded by the exons ATGGCTGTTCAGGAGTCTAATTGTGCCGTAGATGATCGAGTAGATGACGAAAATTGTGGTCCATTGCTTATACAAAAGTTAGAA TCCGCTGGGATTGCTGCTGCTGACGTTAAAAAGCTTCGAGAGGCAGGCTTTCATACTGTTGAAAGTATCCAGTTTGTTCCAAAGAAAACTTTGCTGGCAGTAAAAGGGATTAGCGAAGCTAAAGCTGACAAAATTATA GAAGCTGCTCAAAAGTTGGTCCCGTTTGGATTTACAACTGCCACTGAATTTCACCAAAAACGGTCGGAAATTATCCAGTTAACCACTGGCTCAAAAGAGTTAGATAAACTGTTACAAG GTGGTATTGAAACTGGATCAATCACGGAGTTGTTTGGAGAGTTCCGAACTGGAAAAACACAAATATGTCATACTTTAGCCGTAACTTGTCAG TTACCCATTGATATGGGTGGTGGTGAGGGGAAATGTCTATATATTGATACGGAAGGCACTTTTCGTCCTGAACGTTTGCTAGCAGTTGCAGAAAGATATGGTTTATCTGGTAGCGATGTCCTAGACAATGTGGCTTATGCAAGAGCCTATAATACTGATCACCAAATggaattacttattaacgcagcGGCTATGATGAGTGAGTCAAG ATATGCGTTATTAATTGTTGATAGCGCCACAGCTCTTTATCGTACTGATTATTCTGGTCGTGGAGAATTGTCAGCACGGCAAATGCATTTGGCTAGATTTTTACGTACATTATTACGACTGGCTGATGAATTTGGTGTGGCTGTGGTTATTACTAATCAGGTAGTCGCTCAAGTTGACGGTGCTGCTATGTTCTCTGCTGATCCTAAGAAACCTATTGGTGGAAATATAATGGGTCATGCTTCAACTACTCG ATTATATCTCAGAAAAGGTCGTGGAGAAACTAGAATCTGTAAAATCTATGACAGTCCTTGTTTACCGGAAGCTGAAGCTATGTACGCTATTCTTGCCGACGGTATAGGTGATGCAAAAGATTAA